From the genome of Candidatus Nitrosocosmicus oleophilus, one region includes:
- the folP gene encoding dihydropteroate synthase — MGNISVTSYGKTRIMGIINVSPESFYKDSIKHQEDEIQDTILRMQNNGVDIVDVGGMSTAPYLKTLIPKDLESKRLHNAISAIRQISNIPISVDTVRSDVIQSLLKLDVNAINDVTGLKYDKKMPILAYEQDLPVILGAYLSDRENLQGDGDIQDTISLLAESIRIAKKCKIDDDKLIIDPSIGFFRKDGLNPFYSKTLGMDWYVRDIDIIANIKLLMSLKKPICVSISRKSFIGSLFGLAVEDRLIPSIIAEMYSVINGASLVRTHNVKETKQAIDMLEVIN, encoded by the coding sequence GTGGGTAATATTTCAGTCACTTCATATGGAAAGACTCGGATTATGGGTATCATAAATGTAAGTCCAGAATCATTTTACAAAGACTCGATAAAACATCAAGAAGACGAGATTCAAGATACAATCCTTAGAATGCAGAATAATGGAGTTGATATAGTGGATGTAGGTGGTATGTCAACTGCTCCATACTTGAAGACACTAATTCCAAAGGATCTCGAATCAAAACGATTACACAATGCAATCTCAGCTATTAGGCAAATTAGCAATATTCCTATATCTGTTGATACAGTAAGATCCGACGTAATCCAATCCTTATTGAAATTAGATGTGAATGCGATTAACGACGTTACTGGCTTAAAATATGATAAAAAAATGCCTATCCTGGCTTATGAGCAAGATCTTCCTGTGATCCTTGGCGCTTATCTGTCTGATAGAGAAAATCTTCAAGGTGATGGGGACATACAGGATACTATTTCTCTACTAGCTGAAAGTATTAGAATTGCCAAGAAATGTAAAATCGACGATGATAAACTAATCATCGATCCCTCGATTGGTTTTTTTAGAAAAGACGGATTAAATCCATTTTATTCCAAAACTCTGGGAATGGATTGGTACGTGCGTGATATCGATATAATTGCTAATATTAAATTGTTAATGTCTTTGAAAAAACCGATATGCGTTTCAATTTCCAGAAAATCGTTCATAGGATCTTTATTTGGTTTAGCTGTGGAAGATAGACTAATTCCTTCAATTATTGCTGAGATGTATAGCGTTATTAATGGAGCCTCTCTGGTACGAACTCATAATGTCAAAGAAACTAAACAAGCAATAGATATGCTC